In Brettanomyces bruxellensis chromosome 8, complete sequence, a genomic segment contains:
- a CDS encoding uncharacterized protein (BUSCO:EOG09265LIB) — protein MHFITKAPIRGILGLNRTLMASIPRFGARTIISPLRLGIRSRYYSEEMKSKEYIPEGKIVTDPVTGEKKFVKPMTIHSNLPEDPHIKERKTGRIAFSIFALFILVATASVFQYEKVSTPVMNATMYYLRRSQLARSHLGNEITYSGWFPYISGEVNTVKGVVNIHTKVEGKKGKAVMYLKAGRASKDNDFHIDVWKLVQDDGVVLDLLHDDDSIVLEI, from the coding sequence ATGCATTTCATAACGAAAGCTCCAATCCGAGGAATTCTCGGTTTAAACAGAACACTTATGGCATCAATTCCACGATTTGGTGCAAGAACAATCATTAGTCCCCTCAGGCTCGGAATTCGGAGTAGGTACTACTCggaagagatgaaaagTAAGGAGTATATTCCGGAAGGTAAGATAGTTACTGATCCGGTTACAGGTGAGAAGAAGTTCGTTAAGCCAATGACAATCCACTCGAACCTACCGGAGGACCCACACATCAAAGAGAGGAAGACGGGACGGATTGCTTTTTCGATATTTGCGTTGTTCATTTTGGTTGCAACTGCTAGTGTGTTCCAGTATGAAAAAGTGTCAACACCGGTGATGAATGCCACGATGTACTACTTACGGCGGTCTCAACTCGCCAGATCGCACTTGGGTAACGAGATTACGTACTCTGGGTGGTTTCCGTATATTAGTGGAGAGGTTAATACTGTCAAGGGAGTTGTCAATATACACACTAAGGTTGAGGGTAAGAAGGGTAAGGCTGTGATGTATTTGAAGGCAGGAAGAGCCTCTAAGGACAATGATTTCCATATAGATGTGTGGAAGCTTGTGCAGGATGATGGAGTCGTGTTGGATCTTCTTCATGATGACGATTCGATTGTCCTTGAAATTTAG
- the RLP24 gene encoding ATPase-activating ribosome biosynthesis protein — translation MRIHSCHFCSSPIYPGHGITFVRNDGKVFRFCRSKCHKAFKQRRNPRKLKWTKAFRKSAGKELAVDSTLTFAKRRNVPVRYNRNLVKTTLNAMQRIEQIRRRRERAFYKNRMKGNRERQFALDKKLVEENPELLRMRDVELKDKQLKEQAKEDQEMESAEENDESEMETTDEEQEEEKLAAKILLKNKRKTRVKF, via the coding sequence atgagaattCATTCATGCCATTTTTGCTCCTCGCCTATATATCCAGGCCATGGAATAACGTTTGTCAGAAATGATGGTAAGGTGTTTAGATTCTGCAGATCTAAGTGTCACAAGGCATTCAAGCAGAGAAGAAACCCAAGAAAGTTGAAATGGACTAAGGCATTTAGAAAATCTGCAGGAAAGGAACTTGCTGTGGATAGTACATTAACATTTgcaaagagaagaaatgtGCCAGTGAGGTACAACAGAAATCTCGTGAAGACGACGCTGAATGCAATGCAAAGAATAGAGCAAATCAGACgcagaagagaaagagcCTTCTACAAGAACAGAATGAAGGGTAACAGAGAGAGACAGTTTGCGTTGGACAAGAAGTTGGTGGAGGAGAACCCAGAATTATTGAGAATGAGAGATGTGGAACTAAAGGACAAGCAGCTAAAGGAACAGGCAAAGGAGGACCAAGAAATGGAAAGTGCAGAGGAGAACGACGAAAGCGAGATGGAGACTACAGACGAGGagcaggaagaagagaaattgGCTGCCAAGATCTTGTTAAAGAACAAGAGAAAGACCAGGGTCAAGTTCTAA